A window of Infirmifilum lucidum contains these coding sequences:
- a CDS encoding DUF72 domain-containing protein, whose amino-acid sequence MLFTRIYIGTSGWDYEDWVGPFYERETNLFSQYVRVFSTAEVNSTFYTLPTGKFMEKLFRVAPSGFVFSLKMYRGVTHKKLLNPKAVEQELDLFFKSLEPVRGTGKLGAILIQLPPVDTKEIPWFRDFLELLPKGYRYAVEFRDRSWLNENTFKILTELNIAYTIVDEPLLPPDLVVTSDFAYVRWHGRGERPWYYYHYTPEELREWAPRIQRLAEQVKLVLGYFNNHFRGFAPHNALQMLAFLGMLDREKRQVLKRMDEYFSSVPGDKLLEAKKAVISGDVEGILRALAGEKRFARGLEISDRDVSVEVLGDSIVGRVKEYVIEVNMRDRRIYHNCEDWRKQLESKRFCKHMVKFFLKVPRDTALKVLDDIVSSIDEWGFEADTSGEGERANSPPT is encoded by the coding sequence ATGCTTTTCACGCGCATCTACATCGGCACGTCCGGGTGGGACTACGAAGACTGGGTTGGCCCGTTTTACGAGCGAGAAACAAACCTCTTCAGCCAGTACGTCAGGGTGTTTAGCACTGCCGAAGTGAACTCTACGTTCTACACGCTCCCCACCGGCAAGTTCATGGAAAAACTGTTCCGCGTAGCTCCTAGCGGCTTCGTTTTCTCCCTGAAGATGTACAGGGGGGTTACACATAAGAAGCTTCTAAATCCAAAAGCAGTGGAGCAAGAACTCGACCTGTTCTTCAAGTCCCTAGAACCCGTTCGCGGCACAGGCAAGCTTGGTGCAATCCTGATCCAGCTGCCGCCTGTGGACACGAAAGAAATTCCATGGTTCCGGGACTTCCTCGAATTGTTGCCTAAAGGGTACCGCTACGCCGTGGAGTTCCGAGATAGAAGCTGGCTCAACGAGAACACTTTTAAAATTCTCACAGAGCTAAACATTGCCTACACGATAGTCGACGAGCCGCTACTACCGCCAGACCTCGTGGTGACCTCCGACTTCGCCTACGTGAGGTGGCACGGGCGCGGAGAAAGGCCGTGGTACTACTATCACTACACCCCAGAAGAGCTGAGAGAGTGGGCGCCCAGGATACAGAGGCTGGCAGAACAGGTCAAGCTCGTCCTCGGATACTTCAACAACCACTTCAGGGGGTTTGCGCCACACAACGCCCTGCAGATGTTGGCGTTCCTCGGGATGCTAGACAGGGAAAAGAGGCAGGTGTTGAAGCGGATGGACGAGTACTTCTCATCTGTACCCGGCGATAAACTGCTGGAGGCCAAGAAGGCCGTAATTTCGGGCGACGTGGAGGGGATACTGAGAGCACTCGCAGGCGAGAAAAGGTTTGCAAGGGGGCTCGAGATAAGTGACCGTGACGTCTCGGTAGAGGTGCTAGGGGACAGTATTGTTGGTCGCGTTAAAGAATATGTCATCGAGGTTAACATGAGGGACAGGCGGATATACCATAATTGCGAAGACTGGAGGAAACAGCTGGAGAGCAAGAGGTTCTGCAAGCACATGGTGAAGTTCTTCCTCAAAGTGCCCCGCGACACAGCACTGAAAGTCCTGGACGACATAGTGTCTAGTATCGACGAGTGGGGCTTCGAGGCAGACACCTCGGGAGAGGGAGAACGAGCGAACAGTCCTCCGACGTAA
- the dcd gene encoding dCTP deaminase, translating into MLSGAEIRSLIERGELVIKPFSDEIIRENGVDLRIGEEVAVLLNNPEPLDPDRLREVNLADYYKVFRTDSFILQPYMKVLVTTLEYVKMPENVAGLIGVRSTFARLGVSIPPTLIDAGFEGELTIEIHGGAFPIVLRKGMRFAHVAFFKIEGPPVAYRGKYQGQRGVTLPR; encoded by the coding sequence ATGCTCTCTGGTGCAGAAATTAGAAGCCTTATAGAACGAGGGGAACTAGTGATCAAGCCATTTTCCGATGAGATTATAAGGGAGAATGGGGTTGACCTGCGCATAGGCGAGGAAGTCGCTGTTCTGCTCAACAACCCTGAGCCACTCGACCCCGACAGGCTCAGGGAAGTAAACCTAGCAGACTATTACAAAGTCTTTAGGACAGATAGTTTTATCCTGCAGCCGTACATGAAGGTTCTAGTCACGACTCTCGAGTACGTCAAAATGCCCGAGAACGTTGCAGGGCTCATAGGCGTGCGCAGTACCTTCGCTAGACTGGGGGTCTCTATACCCCCCACTCTTATCGACGCGGGTTTTGAGGGAGAACTTACTATCGAAATCCATGGCGGAGCCTTCCCGATAGTTCTCAGGAAGGGGATGAGGTTTGCACACGTAGCCTTCTTCAAAATCGAGGGGCCTCCCGTGGCTTACAGGGGCAAGTACCAGGGGCAACGGGGAGTGACTCTACCTAGGTAG
- a CDS encoding endonuclease III domain-containing protein: MEDGFELGDIILERLSRAYRVDPGEFAALKAAREGNPFKVIVATIISQDTTEKNTFRALQRLEETIGVDQFKLSNASVEEVASAISPAGLQRQKAAAIVSVARLLVEKYGGRMEELLKRGEEFARRELKSLRGVGEKTVDVLLANAGFPVVPVDTHVKRVAQRLGITGSRSYLGVRSDLHRVFRPERRLEAHLLLIKLGREVCKARKPQCGRCPLRDICKYNLEKEKQEI, encoded by the coding sequence ATGGAGGATGGCTTCGAGCTGGGGGACATTATTCTCGAGAGGCTGAGTAGAGCGTATAGAGTCGACCCAGGAGAGTTTGCTGCCTTGAAGGCCGCGCGGGAGGGCAATCCCTTTAAAGTAATAGTTGCGACGATAATTTCCCAGGATACAACGGAAAAGAATACGTTTAGAGCCCTCCAGAGGCTGGAGGAGACTATAGGCGTAGACCAATTTAAGCTCTCCAATGCGTCAGTTGAAGAGGTTGCTTCTGCGATATCTCCCGCAGGCCTCCAGCGGCAAAAGGCAGCAGCCATAGTGTCTGTCGCGAGGCTTCTGGTGGAGAAGTACGGGGGCAGGATGGAGGAGTTGCTAAAGAGAGGAGAAGAGTTTGCCCGGCGAGAACTTAAGAGTTTGAGAGGGGTGGGCGAAAAGACAGTGGATGTACTACTAGCTAACGCTGGTTTTCCGGTAGTTCCAGTAGACACCCACGTGAAGAGAGTGGCTCAGAGGCTCGGAATAACGGGATCCAGGAGCTACCTGGGGGTGAGGAGCGACCTCCACAGGGTCTTTCGGCCTGAGCGCAGGCTAGAGGCCCACCTACTCCTCATAAAACTCGGCAGAGAGGTCTGTAAGGCTAGGAAACCGCAGTGTGGTAGGTGTCCGCTTAGAGACATCTGCAAGTACAACCTAGAAAAAGAAAAACAAGAGATATAG
- a CDS encoding FAD-dependent oxidoreductase gives MAERADVIVVGGGPAGMTAASRVKRFRRNWRVVVFERSKYVSYAPCGLPYYLGGYADSIEELVHYPLRVFTEERGLEVYTKTEVVEAGEGYVRARFKDGSEKTFEWDKLLIATGARPRVPRVPGTDLEGVLTLRTLESGEEAEKVLNGAERIAIVGAGYIGLEVADNLARRGKKVLVVEMLPHVMPTLDPDMASVVEEELVRNGVELHLNEALREIAGSGKVEKIVTDKSEYRADAVFLATGVAPETTLADMLGVKKGATGAVSVDASMRTSHENVFAAGDVAEALNLVTGKPDWFPLAPVANKMGYVAGASLAGFEESFPGAVGTAITKVFGLEVARTGLTEERARKEGFDPVSVTITANSRASYYPGASQITVKLIADRSTGQLLGAQIIGGEGVLARINTLATLVAMRATVRDAFFSDLAYAPPFAPVWDPVIVAARVLLGKISGH, from the coding sequence ATGGCAGAGAGAGCAGACGTTATAGTCGTGGGCGGAGGGCCTGCCGGAATGACTGCGGCCTCGCGAGTTAAGAGGTTCAGGCGTAACTGGAGGGTCGTCGTCTTCGAGAGGAGCAAGTACGTTAGCTACGCGCCCTGTGGGCTCCCGTACTACCTGGGCGGGTACGCAGACAGCATAGAGGAGCTAGTCCACTACCCCCTACGTGTCTTCACCGAGGAGAGAGGTCTAGAGGTCTACACTAAGACCGAGGTAGTGGAGGCTGGAGAGGGGTACGTCAGGGCTCGCTTCAAAGACGGATCTGAGAAAACCTTTGAGTGGGATAAGTTGCTGATAGCCACGGGTGCCCGTCCTCGCGTCCCGCGTGTCCCGGGCACTGACTTGGAGGGCGTGTTAACTTTGAGGACTCTTGAGAGTGGCGAGGAGGCGGAGAAGGTTTTGAACGGTGCTGAGAGGATAGCAATAGTCGGAGCTGGGTATATTGGGCTAGAAGTGGCAGATAATCTCGCTAGGAGGGGTAAGAAGGTCCTCGTAGTAGAGATGTTACCACACGTCATGCCAACTTTAGATCCAGACATGGCTAGTGTCGTAGAGGAAGAGCTTGTCCGGAACGGTGTTGAACTCCACTTGAATGAGGCTTTAAGGGAGATCGCCGGCAGCGGGAAGGTCGAAAAGATTGTCACCGATAAGTCGGAGTACAGGGCCGATGCGGTATTCTTGGCGACAGGCGTTGCGCCCGAAACTACGCTTGCGGACATGTTGGGGGTAAAGAAGGGGGCCACGGGGGCAGTGAGCGTAGACGCCTCGATGAGAACAAGCCATGAAAATGTCTTTGCTGCGGGGGATGTAGCGGAAGCGCTAAACCTCGTTACGGGAAAGCCAGACTGGTTCCCGCTGGCACCAGTAGCGAATAAGATGGGGTACGTAGCCGGGGCTTCTCTAGCCGGGTTTGAGGAGAGCTTCCCCGGGGCTGTGGGCACAGCAATAACGAAAGTTTTCGGTCTAGAGGTCGCAAGGACGGGTCTAACCGAGGAGAGGGCCCGGAAGGAGGGCTTTGACCCTGTCTCGGTTACAATAACGGCTAACTCTAGGGCTAGCTACTACCCCGGCGCGTCGCAGATAACGGTGAAGCTCATCGCCGACAGAAGTACGGGACAGCTTCTCGGGGCCCAGATTATAGGAGGAGAAGGTGTTCTGGCGAGAATCAACACCTTAGCCACACTCGTCGCAATGCGGGCCACTGTAAGAGACGCTTTCTTTAGCGATCTAGCCTATGCGCCCCCCTTTGCCCCCGTCTGGGATCCTGTTATTGTCGCTGCACGGGTTCTTCTTGGGAAGATTTCGGGGCACTAG
- a CDS encoding GTP-binding protein, translating to MKSGVEFPAESDTGPVEYKSALTRVNDERVEKLASQMKYRLFEGGGEAIYVLGLNDDGTVRGLSKDEEEESVRILDTVAKRIGACIRVLDRREVSGRYVVRVLVRLSREENPPSQVNIIVVGNVDAGKSTTVGTLCTGMLDDGRGSNMRRVARYAHEIITGRTSSVVVRVVGFDMLGRPVNWGVPNPLDEAQIYLSAKKVVYLVDVGGHERYLRTALRGLMSKFPDYAMLVVASNTGLQVMGREHLGVCVALQIPVFVVFTKIDAVSPEVGKRYVDETLEVLRRLGKKPLVVKSSRDVYDVAPLMASGRVAPVFLVSNTTGAGVELLTEFMNLLPPRKRWSELEKKPLLAYVTDIYNVRGVGTVLAVAVERGIIRENSSYYLGPVRDGTWRRIKVKSIHINRVPSSLARAGEEATLAVADVESGDVEKGLVLAETPLYAVRSIIADVLILKHPTTIRNGYQTVLHVHSIRTPVEFSWMEKEPMRTGDRGLVRLTFMLRPWYVEEGEKFILRDSRTRAIGTVIKAEY from the coding sequence TTGAAGAGTGGCGTGGAATTCCCGGCTGAAAGTGACACAGGGCCTGTAGAGTACAAGTCGGCACTCACCAGGGTAAACGATGAAAGAGTCGAGAAGCTCGCGTCTCAGATGAAGTACAGGCTCTTCGAGGGAGGTGGAGAGGCGATATACGTCCTAGGATTAAATGACGACGGCACGGTACGTGGCCTCTCAAAGGACGAGGAGGAGGAGAGCGTTAGGATCCTCGATACTGTAGCTAAGAGGATAGGTGCCTGTATAAGAGTTCTGGATAGGAGAGAAGTCTCGGGAAGGTACGTCGTTAGAGTGCTCGTGAGGCTCTCCAGAGAGGAGAACCCCCCATCGCAAGTCAACATAATAGTCGTTGGGAATGTCGACGCCGGCAAAAGCACGACAGTTGGCACACTCTGCACCGGTATGCTTGACGACGGGAGAGGCAGTAACATGCGTCGAGTAGCCAGGTATGCGCATGAAATCATTACTGGTAGAACCTCCTCAGTCGTAGTTAGAGTAGTCGGCTTCGACATGCTCGGGAGGCCCGTTAACTGGGGAGTTCCCAACCCCCTCGACGAGGCGCAAATCTACCTGTCCGCGAAAAAAGTAGTCTATCTCGTTGACGTGGGAGGGCACGAAAGGTACTTGAGGACGGCTCTGCGCGGCCTCATGTCGAAATTCCCGGACTACGCCATGCTCGTGGTTGCTAGCAATACAGGCCTGCAGGTGATGGGGCGGGAGCACCTCGGGGTCTGCGTGGCTCTCCAGATACCAGTCTTCGTAGTATTCACGAAGATAGACGCCGTCAGCCCAGAGGTGGGGAAACGCTACGTAGACGAGACGCTCGAGGTTCTGAGGAGACTTGGCAAGAAGCCGCTCGTCGTGAAAAGCTCCAGGGACGTCTACGACGTTGCCCCACTCATGGCTTCGGGGCGAGTAGCCCCAGTATTCCTGGTATCCAACACTACTGGTGCTGGCGTAGAGCTCCTCACAGAGTTCATGAACTTACTCCCTCCCAGGAAAAGGTGGAGTGAGCTCGAGAAAAAGCCCCTTCTCGCGTACGTCACCGACATATATAACGTTAGAGGTGTCGGGACAGTGTTAGCAGTAGCTGTCGAGAGGGGCATTATCCGCGAAAACTCCTCCTACTACCTTGGGCCCGTGCGCGACGGTACGTGGAGGAGGATAAAAGTGAAGTCCATACACATAAACCGTGTTCCGTCGTCACTGGCCAGAGCAGGGGAGGAGGCCACACTGGCCGTAGCAGACGTGGAGAGCGGCGACGTCGAGAAGGGCCTCGTGCTCGCTGAAACCCCGCTGTACGCGGTGAGGAGCATAATCGCAGACGTGCTCATCCTCAAGCATCCCACAACTATCCGAAACGGCTACCAGACTGTCCTCCACGTCCACTCGATAAGGACTCCAGTGGAGTTCTCGTGGATGGAGAAAGAGCCCATGCGCACCGGGGACAGGGGGCTCGTGAGGCTCACTTTTATGCTACGTCCATGGTACGTGGAGGAGGGGGAGAAGTTCATACTTAGAGACTCGCGGACGCGCGCTATCGGGACGGTCATAAAGGCGGAATACTGA
- the surE gene encoding 5'/3'-nucleotidase SurE, whose amino-acid sequence MPLKLLIANDDGVSAGLKALADAASERGHDVFIATTSNHSSGASKSITFKARYTVTELFDRYEALVVDSTPATAVGVTLDAVRKDFDFIVSGVNSGPNLGLWDVLSSGTVGAVLEGVTRGLKGMAVSLVAREWFEYQGLSYSAYYTAARLAISILEALAGEKWEAHLLNLNVPSWALKGVRVTVLETTPQHEVYVCSGGFCDMSGWTLDSAYSCATPGSDVCAVKQGYAALTPIVYASTGSLDWLRKALEG is encoded by the coding sequence GTGCCGCTTAAACTACTAATAGCAAACGACGACGGGGTGAGTGCTGGGCTGAAAGCTCTCGCCGACGCCGCGTCGGAGAGAGGCCATGACGTATTCATCGCTACCACGAGCAATCACTCGAGCGGGGCCAGCAAGTCCATAACCTTCAAAGCCCGGTACACTGTCACGGAGCTATTCGACAGATACGAAGCCTTAGTAGTAGACTCGACTCCAGCTACAGCTGTCGGGGTCACTCTAGATGCCGTCAGGAAAGACTTCGACTTCATAGTCAGCGGTGTCAACAGCGGGCCGAACCTGGGCCTGTGGGACGTGTTGTCTTCGGGGACAGTGGGGGCTGTCCTGGAGGGAGTCACGCGCGGCCTGAAGGGCATGGCCGTCTCTCTAGTTGCACGCGAGTGGTTCGAGTATCAAGGACTAAGTTACAGTGCGTATTACACTGCCGCTAGGCTCGCCATAAGCATACTCGAGGCGCTTGCAGGTGAGAAGTGGGAGGCCCACCTACTCAACCTTAATGTCCCGTCCTGGGCTCTGAAGGGAGTCAGGGTAACAGTCCTAGAAACAACTCCTCAACACGAGGTTTACGTCTGTAGTGGTGGTTTCTGCGACATGAGCGGGTGGACGCTTGACAGCGCGTACAGCTGCGCAACTCCTGGGAGCGACGTTTGTGCGGTCAAGCAGGGCTACGCCGCCTTAACGCCAATAGTCTACGCATCTACAGGATCTCTTGACTGGCTGAGAAAAGCCCTGGAGGGCTAA
- a CDS encoding DUF429 domain-containing protein: protein MLLAGVDLSASSRKPTYISLLDEDLRAGILSASEDSEIIEVLREAKPSIVGIDAPLSLPLKGGVRGCERILASLGVRFFPPMIPSMAALTRRGIRLRSALEALGFVVIEVYPGGSQDLLCIPRKKSLSRLREGLEGLGVRLPPGRLSGDALDAVTAAYTVFLYSSGDYLRITSEDCSLVLPLPRCLPRSPTRRY from the coding sequence ATGCTCTTAGCAGGGGTAGACCTATCGGCTTCCTCTAGAAAACCCACTTATATCTCCCTGTTAGACGAAGACCTTAGAGCCGGTATCCTCTCTGCCTCGGAGGACTCTGAAATCATAGAGGTTCTCCGGGAGGCGAAGCCAAGTATAGTGGGGATAGACGCGCCGTTGAGCCTGCCGCTAAAGGGGGGAGTTAGGGGGTGTGAGAGGATTCTTGCGTCTCTGGGCGTGAGGTTCTTCCCGCCGATGATTCCCTCCATGGCTGCTCTAACGCGTAGAGGAATCAGGCTGCGCTCAGCCCTGGAGGCCCTCGGGTTCGTAGTAATAGAAGTTTACCCCGGTGGGAGCCAGGACTTGTTGTGCATCCCGAGGAAGAAGTCCCTGTCCAGACTAAGGGAGGGGCTTGAGGGCCTGGGTGTAAGGCTTCCCCCGGGGAGGTTGAGCGGCGATGCCTTAGACGCTGTTACTGCCGCTTACACTGTTTTCCTGTACTCGAGTGGTGATTACCTCAGGATTACGTCGGAGGACTGTTCGCTCGTTCTCCCTCTCCCGAGGTGTCTGCCTCGAAGCCCCACTCGTCGATACTAG